In Penaeus vannamei isolate JL-2024 unplaced genomic scaffold, ASM4276789v1 unanchor456, whole genome shotgun sequence, the genomic window TTCCGGATTAGGAATGCCGTCTTTATACAAGACAAAATTGCCGGGGTGTAATCTACTCTAAATTTAGGCAACTGGTTAATCTATGAATTTAACTTTCAAAGAGCTCCCAGAGTACACCTGTTTGACTGGAAATAGGTTTAACAGTCTCTCTAAATTAATTTACTTAAATTTTTCCTTCACATAATACTTTGGGAAGTTATGATCATTAAAGTTCACGCTCGTGATCTTATACGAAGCAAGAATTATTCTGCTGCCGCGACTGTGGGTCAAGGTACAGACGTACTCTCCCTCAGTCTCCGGGCTGACTGTGACTGAATACCCCGATCTCTTCCGCAGAAGGGGTTTGTTGTTGTAAGTCATGCTTGCCTGGAACTTGGCCCCCTTCATGACGACCTTTTCGTCACACGGGAAATGGAAGACCCTATCTTCGGCTTCTACAAACACGTCCTAGACCACCACATTTACAAAATGGAGAGGAACCTTCCGTGTTTTTGACCCTTACTTCGATACCAGCTGAACCATCCACAAGCCGGTGTGCGAGGGGTTGGCTTGCCCGATTTGGAACACCGTCGCCCTCATCTAACTGAAGCTGAAGCGATCCCTCACCATGTTATTCTACAAAATTTCAATCTGTGCATGGGGATCTATTTCTTTTTGCTTAAGGAGGGCGCTACGGTATTTAAAACCCTAAGTAAAATCTTCGCCAACCGTTAAAGTTACAGGTTGAATATCTGTCGTGAAGTCAGACTGAACTTTCTAGTTTAGTTCATTGAAGAAAGTGGCTTATTACACGGCCGACGCCCTCCACCCGGCGATGAGTAGTGCgaatactattatattttttctcattgacAAGATCTAATTCGAGAAATATGAAGTGCAATTTGGTAATGAGGTTTAGTGTGGGTAATTCAGTGGGATCAAATAGCAAatacctatatttacacacacatttatttatttatttatttattcatttacatttatttatttacccccctgcccccccacatatatatatatatatatatatatatatatatatatatatacacacacacacacacacacacacacacacacacacacacacacacacacacacacacacacacacacacacacacacacacagaaatatatgtatatatatatatatatatatatatatatatatatatatacatatatttgtgtgtgtgtgtgtgtgtgtgtgtgtgtgtgtgtgtgtgtgtgtgtgtgtgtgtgtgtgtgtgtataatatatgtatatatatacatatatatatatatatatatatatatatgtatatatatatatatatatatatatatatatatatatatatatatatatatatatatatatagtacacaaacacacacacacacacacacacacacacacacacacacacacacacacacacacacacccacacacacacacacacaaatatatgtatatatatatatatatatatatatatatatatatatataaatataaatatacatatatttgtgtgtgtgtgtgtgtgtgtgtgtgtgtgtgtaagtgtgtgtgtctgtgtgtgtagtatatatatatatatatatatatatatatatatatatatatatatatatatatatatatatatacacacacacacacacacacgcacacacacacacacacacacacacacacacatatatgtatatatgtacataaatatatatatatatatatatgtatatatatatgtatatatatatatatgtatatatatatatttgtgtgtgtgtgtgtgtgtgtgtgtgtgtgtgtgtgtgtgtgtgtgtgtgtgtgtgtgtgtgtgtgtgtgtgtatatatatacatatatatatatatatatgtatatatatatatccatatacatatatatatatatatatatatatatatatatatatatatatccatatacatatatatatatatatatatatatatatatatatatatatatatatatatttgtgtgtgtgtgtgtgtgtgtgtgtgtgtgtgtgtgtgtgtgtgtgtgtgtgtaggtgtgtgtgtgtgtgtgtgtgtatacacacacacacacacacacacacacacacacacacacacatatatatatatatatatatatatatatatatatatatatatatatatatatatatatatatatatatgtaaatacacacacacacactcacacacacacacacacacacacactcacacacacattcacacacacacaaatatatatatatatatatatatatatatatatatatatatatatatatatatatatttatatatatatgtacatatatgtacatatatatatatatatatatatatatatatatatatatatatatatacacacacacacacacacacacacacacacacacacacacacacacacacacacacacacacacacacacacacacatacagagaatatatatatatatatatatatatatatatatatatatatatatatatatatatatatatatatatatatacatacacacacacacactcacacacacacacacacacacacactcacacatacactcacacacacacaaatatatatatatatatatatatatatatatatatatatatatatatatatatatatataaatatatatatgtgtatacatatgtgcatgtacatatatatatatatatatatatatatatatatatatatatatatatatatatatatatatatgtatatatatatatatatatatatatatatatatatatatatatatatatatatatatatatatatatatatacatatatatacatacacatacacacccacacacacacacacacacaaacacacacacacacacacacaaatatatatatatatatatatatatatatatatatatatatatatatatatatatatatatacatacaaatatgtccgaacacataaaaatacacgtatttacacccacacacacctcttcCGCGCACACTGACGGCCGCCACGCCCCTAAAGccgtcaccccctacccccccccccccccccccctcccacgcacgGCTCTTTGTTCCCCAAGTCAGCCGTCGCGACCTCGGCTGACGGCTTCATCTGCTAAGGTGCTGTGCTCTCTCTCGGCTGAACGAAAGGCGGCTGACGGTGCCAACTCaggtgaggggaagtgggggggggggagaggagagaggagaggaagggaggtggggagaggagagaggagaggaagggaggtggggggggaaaggagagaagagaggaagggaggtggggggggaagaggagagaggagaggaagggaggtgggggggaagaggagagaggagaggaagggaggtgggggggcaggtcgggaagggggagggggagttactGGGGGAGCagagagtgtgaggggagagagaaggagaggtgaagggagggagagtggggaagagaagggaggagtggggaggagagggaaggaggagcggaaAGTGAgcggaaggggtgggaggtggaggagaaagagagagagagagagagagagagagagagagagagagagagagagagcgagagagagagagagagagagagagagagagagagagagagagagagagagagagagagagagagagagagagaagagaaagaaagagagagagagagagaaagaaagaaagaaagagaaaggaaaaaagagaacaaaaatgaatattcacccccctcctttttaccccttaaaaaaaaacctATCTGCATATTCGAATCCAAAACTTTCCTGATTTCTGTTCTCACGAAAGTCTTTTTAAGATCACGAAGAACAGAATTTTGatgaaagaaaaaggtaagaacAGGGAAAGAACTGAGAGAAGAGCAAGGAATACGGGGTGCCAAGAACCGATCAATTGCTTGCTGTGTTCTCATGGGGAATCCAGAAGAGtaagagcaagaaggagaggaaaggtaagaatgagaataagaggaagaatgagaataagaggaagaggaagaatgagaggaaaggtaagaatgagaataagaggaagaggaagaatgagaggaagaggaagattgagaataagaggaagaggaagagtaagaatgagaataagaggaagatgaagagtaagaatgagaataagaggaagaggaagaatgagaggaagagtaagaatgagaataagagtgagggtaagaatgagaggaaaagtaagaatgagaataagaggaagaggaagaatgagatgcaaagtaagaatgagaataagaggaagaggaagagtgagggtaagaatgagaggaaaagtaagaatgagaataagaggaagaggaagaatgagatgcaaagtaagaatgagaataagaggaagaggaagagtgagggtaagaatgagaggaaaagtaagaatgagaataagaggaagaggaagaatgagggtaagaataagagtaagagtaagaatgagaataagaggaagactaagaataagaatgagaggaagaggaagaatgaatggaagaggaagaggaaaaatgagaataacagtaagagtaagaataacaagagtaagaatgagagttagagtaagaataagagaaagaggaagaatgagaataagaggaggaggaagaataagagtaagaacaagaggaagattaagaataagaagaggaagaggaatataagaatgagagtaagaataagaggaagaggaagaagaagaagtataatAATAAGAGAACAACAACTTCAATAAATGAagtagcaacaactacaacaccaatactgaaataacaacaaaaatacaacaaatacaacaaaaacacaataacaacagaaaaatacaacaacaaaatacaacaccAAACATCACAGAAAATATTtatcgaaaaaacaaaacaaaaacaaacaaaaaaaaacaaaaaaaaaaaacgctaaaaatattttcaaaaaatcTGCAGCACATTTAATCCAAAGAATCTCAGATTTCACATTATCACCCCCCAAATGGAACCTTATCACGCGATAcattttgataagaaaaaaaaaagaaataaaaaaaagatgataaaatgagagaaagaaagaatgagagagagaaaagaggtgaaaaaATATTCAATGACTTGGTATGGTCTGGGAAGTGTGactgtggtggtaatggtggtagcggtggcagaggtggtggtaatggtggcactgtggtggtaatggtggttgcGGTGGAGAGGTGGTGGCAgtgatggtagaggtggtggtaatagtggcagaggtggtggtaatggtggtagcggtggtagcgatggtagaggtggtggcactggtggtagcggtggtagtggtgataatagCGGTGGTAATGGTAGCAGTTGTGGTGCATATGGTGGTActggtttgtggtggtggtggtgatggtactggtgtTGGTGGTACTGGTGTTGGTGGAAATGATGGTAGCGGTGGTGGCAATGGTAGCAGGTGGCGGTGGAAATGTTGGTAGTGGTAGCAGTGGTGATGGCAATGctggtagtggtaatggtagtgatggtggcaCTGGTATTGGTGGTAgagatggtggtagtggtagcgGTATTAGTCGTTATGGTAGCAGTAGTGGTGAAAATGGTGGCAGGGATAAAGATTATGGtggaaatggtaatggtagtggtggtggaagtTGCAATGGTGGCAATagcagtgatggtaatggtaatggtggcaaTGGTAATAGAAGTAGTGGTGTTGGTAATGGTTTAATGGTGGCagagatggtggtaatggtagtcgcgataatggtgatggtggcagtTGTATTAGTCCtcataagaagagggaagagaggaggaggaggaggaggaaagagggaggaggaggagaaagaagaaaaaagaagaggaggaggaggaaggaggaggaggaggaagaggaggaggaggagggaggaggaggaggagaggaggagaggaggaggaggcagagggaggaggaggagaagaagaaaaaagaagagtaggaggaggaggaggaggaagaggaagaggaggagtaggaggaggagggaggaggaggaaagtagagaggaagagagaaaatcaagtagaataatactaagaagaagaagaagttaaagaaaaaaagagaagtgaggaggagagcaatgaagaaaataaagtagaataaaaataaataagaagaaattgaagaaaaacacaaaaaagaacaaagaacaaaaacaataaaaccagaacaacaaacaaacaaacaaacaaatcaaagaacAGCCCCAATTCCCAAACCTGCATTTCCCGAACCTtacgccttaaaaaaaaaaaaaaaaaaaaaaaaaatctgacgtcacttccccctccattcttACGCCACGTCATGTGAAAGACATCAGACAGCGCGCATGGCTTGGTTGGCAACCCCTTCAGAGCGCCTCtgacaacccctcctcccccctcttccccctcccccaccccctcccctctcctccccaccccactccccgccactctcccctctcctcccccacccctttcctctctctctctcccccacccctactctccctctctccctcctcccccaaccctttcccctctcccctccccccacccctttccccctctctcctccccctctctcccctccccccgtcccctccctcctcccccacccctcttcccccccccacccccaccccctctccctccccaatgcTGATCCGATTTTTGAACAGAAAAGATCTCATGGATTTGTGACTCGTCATGCAGGAACCATGCTTGTCGTGAATGAATTGGGGAGTTCAGTgcctgtctgtcctgtctgtctctgtctttggctttgtctctctctctttctctctctctgtctgtctcctgtttctgtttctctctctctctctctctctctctctttctctttctctctttctctctctcaatctctctctcaatctctctctctctctctctctctctctctctctctgctctctctctctctctctctctctctctctctctctctctctctctctctctctctcccttctctttctctctctctctctctctcccttctctttctctctctccctccttccctctctctctctctctctctctctctctctctctatatatatatatatatatatatatatatatatatatatatatatatatatatatatatatatatatatatatatatatatatatatatatatatgtatatatatatatatatatatatatatatatatatatatatatatatatatatatatatatatatatatgtatgtgtgtgtgtgtgtgtgtgtgtgtgtgtgtatgtgtgtgtgtgtgtgtgtgtgcatacatatatacatacatacacacacaaatatactgtgtgtgtacatacatacatatatatatatatatatatatatatatatatatatatatatatatatatatccttctctctccctctctctttctctcccctctctcctttttgctccctctctccttctccctccctctctccttttgctccctctctccttctctcctctctccttttgctccctctctccttctctccctctccctccctttttgtttccctctctccttctctccctctctcattccctctctccttctctccctctctcattccctctctccttctctccctactctctccttttgctccctctttctccttcctctccctctctctctccctttttgttcctctctcctctctccaccctctctccttttgctccctctctcccttctctccccctctctccttttgctcccctctctccttctctccccctctctctccttttgttccctcttctcctctcctctccctctctcctttttgttccctctctccttctctccctttctcctttttattcccctctctccccttctctccctctctcccctttttgctccctctctccttctctccctctctctcctttttgttccactctctctccttctctccctcctctctcctttttgctccctctctccttctctcccctctctcctttttgctccctctctccttctctccctctctcctttttgttccctctctccttctctccctctctcctttttgctccctctctccttctctccctctctcctttttgttccctctctccttctctccctctctcctttttgctccctctctccttctctccctctctcctttttgctccctctctccttctctccctctctcctttttgttccctctctccttctctccctctctcctttttgctccctctctccttctctccctctctcctttttgctccctctctccttctctccctctctcctttttgttccctctctccttctctccctctctcctttttgctccctctctccttctctccctctctcctttttgctccctctctccttctctccctctctcctttttgttccctctctcctttttgctccctctctccttctctccctctctccctccctccctcccccattcgccTCGCCACCTCCGGGACGTGTCACCGCCGCGTGTCAGCTGACTGTGACCATCACTTCCTTCCACATTTCCTTGGTACTTCCTTTCCGGTTTTTTGCTtttgagttgttgttgttgttttaagttgttgtttttttaagttgttttaaggtgttgttgttgttttaaattgttttaaattgtttttgttgttgttttaagttCTTGTTTTAAGTTGTTTTAAGTTGTTGCTtttgagttgttgtttttattgttttaggttattgttgctgtttaaaggtgttgttgtggttttaggttattgttgttgtttaaaggtgttgttgtttttagttgttgtttgatgatggtggtttttgtttttgttttggtgtttttttttttgtcgttttctggGGTTGCGGTGTCTTATTTGTAtattgttctctttttcccttccttgcttccctGATTCCGATTCTTGTTTATCATTGTTtaattacttctttctttcttttttctccatctgttTTTATTCCTCTCGTACGTTCTTCTTTACTTCCGACATTCTTTTGTTTCCGTTCCTTTGAATAGTCTTCGATCCTTTTCACttccgattttcttttgttttaccttCCTTTAtagatttttgtttatcattctttaattccgttattctctcttcctcttattgattttctttcactcctttctttctctctccccaaaaTCAATAATGTGTCGCCAAAAAATTGGTTTATTCTATTAATCATTTCATTTATAGGGCTTAATTCCCTTAATTTTTCGTCTTATTTGTGTTTCGTTTCGGTTTTTCGTCCGTTTTGTCAGGGTATTTGAGCGCTTTTTGGCTCGGTTTTAGCTAATTCTGTGTTTAGTATTCAACTGACTTTTTAGCGGCACTCGCTGTGTTTCTAGCGAGTTTTCAGCTAGCTTAAAGGCGCTTTTTTGTTTCGCTTTAAAGGTGTTTTACCGTTTGTTTTCGGCGCTTTTTGTGTGGTtcttttttcccgccttttttgttTTCGGCGCTTTTTGTGTGGTtctttttttcccgccttttttgttTTCAGCGCTTGTTGTGTGGTtcttttttcccgcctttttgaAGTGCGTTTCGGTTTGGTTTTAAgtttatctaaaaaataaaaataaataaataataataataataataataataataataataataataataataataataataataataataataataataccaataataataataataaaataaaaggctCCTTTAATAAACTTTTACTCTCGATTCAAAAGCAATTTGGTTCTCATTCCAAGCATTCGTGGAACTTTAGGTAATAGTTTGGAAATATACTTTTCAAAAGATAATTTGAGCTCGATTCAAAAATTTTGCGCTAGTTTTAAGCGGATTTTCGCTCGATTTAAGCGCTTTCACTAAAGGATGACAGGTAAAgcgtggataaaggaggggaaaaggggaaaaaagagagaagggggagagacggaaatgaaggggaaatgaagggagaaaaggaaacagtcaggatagggagggaaaaataatgacaaagatggggagagagaagaaatggaggataaATGAGGATAAATTGGGAcagggcgaggagaagggagaaagagagaaaggaagcaaaagggaaaagagagaaagagaacacgaaaacaaaagaaagagagaaaaaacgagaagagaataggggaaagaagaaaaagaaagaaataagagaagagaatgagagaaagagagagaaaaaaacaaacaagaaacaaggaaacaagagggaagcgggaagagagggatatggaAAGAACCACCTGCCACCCCCggccctcccccccaaccccctcccccccttcacaacCCGAGGTCCCCGCCCGCTTCCTTCTAACGGGGTTCCGCCTCGGGGTGGAATCACAAGGTCCTGCGGCCgtccgtcagtctgtctgtctgtctatcggagtgtctgtctgtatatctctgaCTATTTGACTGTCCGTTCGActgcttgtctgtctggctgtctgtccgttcatctgtctgtctgagtgtctgtctgtcggtctatcggagtgtctgtttgtctgtatctctgtctgattttctatctgtctctttgtgtctgtgtctgtccgtctgtctatctgaatGTCTGTCAGTCAgccgccttcctcctctctctctccttatccttctcatcaCATATAATACGataacctttccctccctccctccctctccctccctccccgctctcctctctcccctatccctcccttcctccttccctccccctatcctcctccctcccatccccccaatcaccctccctactcccctctccctctctctctctctctctctctctctctctctctctctctctctctctctctctccacaccaccccccataccccctccttccttccctctcttccctcccactctccctccccccctccctccctcacccctacgaCCTCGCTCCGTCACCGATTTCCCGCAAAATGTGATGCAATCCTCCCCTTACGAGTGcggttccgttttcttttcgtcgGCGCGGAATGCGATTCGAGCCTGTTAAAAGGAGGATCGGAATATGTATTCTTATACTGCGCGTGCTTTcttcgatcgtcttttgtttttttttctggggggggggttgatttttttcttgcatttattgatgttttgttgttgttttgtttataattttatttgttgCGATTCGAGCGCCTGTTAAAAGGAGGATCGGAATATGTTTACTTACATACTGCGCGTTGCTTTTGTTTCCGATTCTCTTTCCTTTTGGgggagttgatttttttttttctcgcatttATTGATGTTTTGTTATTCCGTTTATAGTTTTCTCTCGtttactgactttttttttttttttttttttttgtggtgaaagggaaggaaggaaagatgatgatagagagaggaatattaaagaggaaagacggaggaagacagagagggggaaattaAAGAGGAAATACCGGaggtaaagaaggggaggaaatgttAGAAAAAGCAGAAGGGCggtaaaaaaggggagggagaaaggtggaaggacttgaggagagagagagagagagagagagagagagagagagagagagagagagagagagagagagagagagagagagagagagagagagagagagacagacagacagacagacagacagacagaaagacaggcagacagacagacagacaaagacagagagaagaaaaataagaaaacgagaaaagaaaaaagaagagaagaaagaaagaaaacaataaaaaaggaggacaggcaaagggaggcaggagagaagaaCAAGATAATGTGCAACGgacagagaacagaagagaaagagacagagagagcagagataaggGAGCGAGATGTGCAAAGGCTGTTCACCCGTCGATTGTTTATTTAGTTCAACCGCTGTGCTGTCTGCtcgctgcccctcccccccctcctccccctctctttcccctcctccctcctccctcccctcctcccccctcccccccatcccttccctccctccccctcctccccctcccttccctcctccacctccccctccccacctcctcttccattcttccattcttccattctctcgcttctcctcgttctctttcattctctctttctattgctcctcctcctgctttttccttttatactgctgctcctccttcatctcctcctcttctttttctttttcttctcttattattattattattgttattattattattattgttgttattattattattattattattattattattatttttgtcattcctgaccctccttcttattctcctcctcctcctcctcca contains:
- the LOC138861004 gene encoding uncharacterized protein, with amino-acid sequence MVLVLVVLVLVEMMVAVVAMVAGGGGNVGSGSSGDGNAGSGNGSDGGTGIGGRDGGSGSGISRYGSSSGENGGRDKDYGGNGNGSGGGSCNGGNSSDGNGNGGNGNRSSGVGNGLMVAEMVRHSLCF